The Microlunatus soli genome contains the following window.
GGTGCTGACCGCGCTGTCCCTGGACCGGCCGGTGCTGATCCCCGACAACGAGGTGAACCGCAAACTCGCCGCCGAGGTCGGGCCCGGCTGGATCCACACCTACGACGGTCCGTTCAGCGCGGCCGTACTGCAGAGGGCAGTGACCGAGCTGCGGACCAGCCCGCCGAGCGGCCGCCCGGATCTGGAGCAACGGGACTGGGACCTCGGCGGCGTCCAGCATGCCGACGCCTACCGGGTCGCCCGCCGGATGGCGCGACGCTGACCTTCGTACCGACTGCTCCCGCGCAGCTGATCCCGCACCGACCGAGTCCCCGGTAGCCGCCGTGGGGCCGACTCGGAGCTCGCGGACAGCCGGCCGGCCCAGGTGAGAGCGGGTCGTTCGGGCCGAGCCCGTAGGGCCGAACGAACTTATTTGCCCAGTAAAGCTGCCACCCCGAGGCGTTGGTGACATCCTGAACGTACGGCTCTGGTGGAGCGCGCCGCCGGCTCGGGGGATTCGGGGGAACATCTGAGTAGATGTGCGCGATCCATCGGAGCCGTACACCGATTTCGACACGGATTTCGACGAAAAGATGCGAAGCCGTGCGGGAACGATTAACCTAGCCAGTGGCTGAGGTCGTGAACCCCCGAGCTCGATCTCAGCCACCTAAACGATCGGTTGCCCCGTCGGCACCTGGGTCTCAGCCCACGTGCCGGCGGGGCATCGTCGTTCCTGGATCCGGGGCCTGTCCCACCCGGTGGCGGTCAGCTCTTCCGACAGCCGCAGGTGGCGACGGCCGCGGACACCTTGTCCAGCCAGACGACGGCGTTCCATTCGTTCTTGGCGTTGTTGACCAGGAACGCATAGACCAGCAGTTCACCGTCGCGGGTGTAGGCGTAGCCGGCCAGCGAGTGCACCTCGCGCAACGTCCCGGTCTTGGCCCGGACCAGGCCGCGACCGGCGGCCGCATCGTCGGAGCCGAGCCGGTAGCGCAGGCTGCCCTCGACACCGGCGACCGGCAGACCGGTCAGCAGCGCGGACAGCTTCGGCCGGTCACCGGATGCGGCCAATCGGATGATCTTGACCAGGGCGTCGGCCGACACCCGGTTGCCGCGGGACAGTCCGCTGCCGTCGTCGGTGTGGGTCGTGGACACCCAGGCATGCAGTTTGCTGAGTGTGCCGCGGACCGCTGCGGTCCCGCCGGTGAAGGATCCGCCCTTCCCGGCGGCGATCCCGGCCTGCCGCAGGATCACTTCGGCGGCGTCGTTGTCGCTGGACATCAGCAGCCGCTCGACGATCCGTTCCAGGGTGAGCGAGGGGACCGTGGCGACCGCCTCGGCCTTGCTGCTCGGTCGGGTCTGCGCGATCGTTCCGACCTTGATGCCCTGCTTCTTCAGCTGGCCGGCGAAGGCCTCGGCCGCCGACTTGGCCGGTTCCGGCTGCCGCGGGCCGATGCTGCCGTACAGCCTGCCTTCGTCGACCCAGAGCGCACTGGTCGGAGTGACCACGTCGCTGTAGCCGTCCGGCCAGTGCGGATTCCAGGACGGGCCGGTGAACAGGGACGCGTCGTAGCCGAGCTGGACCGACCCGATCCCGGCCTTGCGAAGTCGTACGGCGGTGTCGGCGGCCAATTTCTGCAGCGACGCCTGACCGACGTCGGTGGTGTCGGCGGCGTTGTCGGTCAGATACGGATCTCCGCCACCGACCAAGATGATCTTGCCCGAACGCTTGGCCGTGCTCGGCGACGCGGACGCGCCGGCGCTGGCCTCGGCCGACGGCGAGGTGCTCCGGCGCGAAGAGGACGGGGAGGCGGCTGAGGACGAAGAGGTCGATGCCGACGGGGTCGCGATGTCGAGCGGGGTGCTGGACACCACGCTGGTGCTGAACCGGTGTTGTGGGCCGAGCAGCTCCAGCGCCGCGGCGGCGGTCAGCATCTTGTTGGTGGAGGCCGGGATCAGTGCACTGTCGGCGCCGCTGGAGTAGAGCAGCTTGCCGCTGTCCGCCGACATGACGGCGGCGCTCGCCTTGCCACCGGACTTGCCGGCGCCGGCGATCCGCTGAGCCAGCTTCTTGGCGTCGGTGGCTTCGACCGAGGACTCGGGACGGAGCACCGGCGACAGCGACGGCTCCGGTGCCGGCGGCGCGGACGGTGTCGGTGAGGCCGTGGCCGTCGGTGCAGCAGTCGCCGAGGGTACGGCCGTCCGCTGAGCAGAGCCGGCGGCGCGGCGGTCGTGCCGCAACGCCAGCAGACCGGCGGAGATCACCGCCAGCGCCACCACCACGACCGCACCGATCACCAGTGCTCGACGCTTGCCCACCAACTACCCCGTTCCCTCTGTGGGCCCGTCCGATGCCCTGACCTGAGATGCCCGATCGCTGAACCGCCGATCCTGAACCGCTGCCCCGTGACCGTACGCGGTCGACCCGATCAGCGAACGCTTCGGCGGACCAGCCGCTCCCCCGCACACCAGAACTGATGCGTGAGAGTGCTCACAGTAGCCGCCCACAGAGCCGACCTGGGTTCGTACCAGTGGCCATGGTGGCGTTACGCTCGATCCCTGCCGTCGCAGTCCTGGACAATGATCGTCGGGGTGGCGGGCGTCGGCCGAGATGTGCGCGCGCAACAGAAAGGGTCCAGATCCGTGACCGGATTGAATCCAGGAGCTTCACCGTCGGTACCCAGCAAGCCGTTGAGCGGTTTGACCTTCGACGTCACGGTGGAGATCCCCAAGGGCGAGAAGAACAAGTACGAGGTCGACCACGTGACCGGCCGGATCCGGCTGGACCGCACCCTGTTCACCTCGACCCAGTATCCGGCCGACTACGGCTACATCGAGGGCACCCTCGGCCAGGACGGCGACCCACTGGACGCGTTGGTCCTGGTCTCCGAGCCGACCTTCCCCGGATGTCTGATCGAATGCCGCGCGATCGCGATGTTCCGGATGCGGGACGAGAAGGGCGAGGACGACAAGGTGCTCTGCGTGCCGGCCGGTGACCAGCGGCGTGATCATCTGCGCGATGTGATCGACGTCCGGAAGTATCAGCTGCTGGAGATCGAGCACTTCTTCCGGGTCTACAAGGACCTGGAGCCCGGCAAGTCCGTCGAGGGCGCCAGCTGGGTCGGCGTCGAGGATGCCGAGGCCGAGGTCCGGGCCAGCTTCGAGCGGATCAAGACCGAAGGCCACTGATTCCCCGCCCAAGGGTCCTGAGCCTGTCGACGGACCGCCGTTCCGAGCCGGACCACACATGTCGCGCTATCTGATCTTGGTCACCCCGGCCGCCAACCGGGTGTTCGCCGGCCAGGCGGCCGAGCTGACCGCCGCCGAACTGGAGGCGTGCGCCGGCGAGTTGCCGATCTCCGATGTCGGGACCAGCACCGTGGCCGGGATCGACTACGTCGGCTTCGACCTGCCGGGACCGGCCCCCGCCGATCAGAGAACCGGTGTTGATCAGGCGGGGGACGCTGATCTTGGTCGGGTGATCGGCGGGCTGTCCTCGGCGTACGCGTTGTTCGAGCTCGACGATGATCGACTTCGTCCGGTCCGACTGATCGACGACGACCGGTTTGCCGACGACCTGGTGACCATCCCGAAGTATCAGGGCAAGACCAACGAGCAGTTCACCCGGCTGCTGACCAACGTCACCGCGGCGGCGGCCGATCGGCCGGCGGGGCGGCTCAGTCTGCTCGACCCGTTGTGCGGGCGCGGCACCACGTTGAGCGTCGGTTTGATGCTCGGCTACGACGTCGCCGGGGTGGAGGCCGACACCAAGTCGGTGGAGGCGTACACGGCCTTCCTGAAGACCTATCTGCGGCGCAAGCGGATCAAGCACAAGGCCGAGCTGCAACCCGTACGACGGGAGGGTCGTAGCCTGGGCAAGCGGCTGGTCGCCGATATCGCCGCCGAGGGTTGCGGCCCGAGCCAGCAGTTGACCGTCTTCACCGGCGACACCCGCCAGTCTGCCGCGCTCTTCGGCAAGCGCACGTTTGATCTTGTGGTGACCGATGCGCCGTACGGAGTGGCGCACGAGAGCGGTGGCCGTGGAGCCAAGGGTGCGTCGGCGGGGCTGCTCGGTGAGGCGATCGGCGTCTGGGCCGGTCAACTCCGGGCCGGCGGCGCGCTCGGGATCAGCTGGAACACCTACCGGCTGACCCGCGAGGAGCTCGCCGAGATCATGATCAACTCAGGGCTGCAGCCGATCATGGACGGCCCGTATGCCCGTTTTGCCCATCGGGTCGACTCCTCGATCAACCGCGACATCATGGTCGCCCGGCGCCCCCGCAGCTGATTCTGGGCCCTGGGCTGTCGAAGGGCCGATGGCCAACCCCGAACGATCACCGCCGATCCGCAGCGATCAGCGGCATCGACGGCCGCCGGGCCGCGATCATGAACAGCACTCCCCCGAGTACGAACCACGGCTCGACCCACAGCGTCGGATCGGCCGAATAGCTGCCGGTGATCAGCTGCTGGACCAGCAGACCGATACCGATCAGCCCGCGGACCAGCGGCACCGCTCCGACCACGATCAACATCCACCGACGACCCCAGAGCGCGACCGCCACCCCGATCAGGCAGCCCGCCGCGACCGCGACGTCGTAGGCCAGGAACCATCCCCGCATCGGCGGTGTCGCGCCGAGCCCGATCGGCACGCCGGCCGCCCAGATGACGTGCAGCGCGGCGAAGACGAGTGCCCAGCCCGCCGCGATGATCCGGATCGGGGAGAAGTTCATACCCGTGACGCTATTCGCGCCGAGCCGGTCGGAGTATCGGCAAGATCCCCTATCGAATCCCCGATATGCCCCTTCCGGCGGCCTGCGGCGGCGAGAATGGTGCGGCGGCCCTCGGGCTGCGCCACCCTCTCGGTCGGCCGGCTGCCCCCGAGTCGGGGCCCGGCCCCCTCGACCGGGGGATGTGGCGGGCCGGTGTCGCGCTGTGGAATGGCCGCATGACCAGAGTGAGCAGCGCAGAGCGGGCCGTGCGATCCGCGGGCACCGCGGTAGCACGATCGGCACGCCCAGCAACCGTTGGCGATGCACCGGGCGTCGGACGGTTCCGGATCGCCGGAATCGCCGGCTTCCTGCTCGGCGGTGGCTATGCGGTCTTGGTGCGGTTCTACCAGGCTGCCGGTGGCTCGATCGGGCCGTCGCCGTGGGACACGGCGCCGGCGGTGGGCTGGCGAAGATGCTGGAGGCGTTCGGGTTCGGCAGCGCTTCGATCCACGACGGGGCCCGGCCCGAAACGCTGGCCAGTCTGCGCTGGGAGTTGGCCTTCTACGAGCCGTGGTTCCTGGCGTTCGGGATCTGCATGGCCGTCTCCGCCATCGGATACCTGCACGAGGCAGGGCTGTCGGCGTCGACCGTCCGGCGCGTCTCGATCGTCCTGACGATCACCGCGGTGCTGTCGGCGGTCACGGTCCTGCTGGCCATGATGCTGCACTGGAATCTGGACGTCGGACTGTAGGTCTCGGCACTGTGCCTGCCGACACCGTCGCGATGATCATGATCGGCCCGCTGTTTCGGGACGTTCGGCCAGCCAGTCCTCCAGGCCGGCAACCCGTTCGGGATGGCGTCGGCTGCGGGCCAGGAAGCCGGCGCCGTGCTGCGGCATCGGGTCCTGGTCGGTCGGCTGGTAGCGCAGGTCGACACTCCACCGGACGTGATCGGAGTCGTTCGGTGTCGAGCTGTGCACCAGCCGGTCGTTGAACAGGATCGCTGTCCCGGCCCGGACCGGGAGCGCGACCGGCTCTCGTGCGACCGAGCCGAGCTCGGCGACGTCGACCTCCAGGAAGCCGGTGCCGCTGTAGTTCTCCTGGTGATACCCGAGCACCCGCTGCCGCTGAGTCCGGGGATAGACGTGCAGGCAGCCGTTCTCCAGGGTGGCAT
Protein-coding sequences here:
- the dacB gene encoding D-alanyl-D-alanine carboxypeptidase/D-alanyl-D-alanine endopeptidase: MGKRRALVIGAVVVVALAVISAGLLALRHDRRAAGSAQRTAVPSATAAPTATASPTPSAPPAPEPSLSPVLRPESSVEATDAKKLAQRIAGAGKSGGKASAAVMSADSGKLLYSSGADSALIPASTNKMLTAAAALELLGPQHRFSTSVVSSTPLDIATPSASTSSSSAASPSSSRRSTSPSAEASAGASASPSTAKRSGKIILVGGGDPYLTDNAADTTDVGQASLQKLAADTAVRLRKAGIGSVQLGYDASLFTGPSWNPHWPDGYSDVVTPTSALWVDEGRLYGSIGPRQPEPAKSAAEAFAGQLKKQGIKVGTIAQTRPSSKAEAVATVPSLTLERIVERLLMSSDNDAAEVILRQAGIAAGKGGSFTGGTAAVRGTLSKLHAWVSTTHTDDGSGLSRGNRVSADALVKIIRLAASGDRPKLSALLTGLPVAGVEGSLRYRLGSDDAAAGRGLVRAKTGTLREVHSLAGYAYTRDGELLVYAFLVNNAKNEWNAVVWLDKVSAAVATCGCRKS
- a CDS encoding inorganic diphosphatase, giving the protein MTFDVTVEIPKGEKNKYEVDHVTGRIRLDRTLFTSTQYPADYGYIEGTLGQDGDPLDALVLVSEPTFPGCLIECRAIAMFRMRDEKGEDDKVLCVPAGDQRRDHLRDVIDVRKYQLLEIEHFFRVYKDLEPGKSVEGASWVGVEDAEAEVRASFERIKTEGH
- a CDS encoding TRM11 family SAM-dependent methyltransferase yields the protein MSRYLILVTPAANRVFAGQAAELTAAELEACAGELPISDVGTSTVAGIDYVGFDLPGPAPADQRTGVDQAGDADLGRVIGGLSSAYALFELDDDRLRPVRLIDDDRFADDLVTIPKYQGKTNEQFTRLLTNVTAAAADRPAGRLSLLDPLCGRGTTLSVGLMLGYDVAGVEADTKSVEAYTAFLKTYLRRKRIKHKAELQPVRREGRSLGKRLVADIAAEGCGPSQQLTVFTGDTRQSAALFGKRTFDLVVTDAPYGVAHESGGRGAKGASAGLLGEAIGVWAGQLRAGGALGISWNTYRLTREELAEIMINSGLQPIMDGPYARFAHRVDSSINRDIMVARRPRS